CTCAGGCAGTCGTTTCTACAGTTTTGACAGTGCACCATgcctactttgagccaacggttgggatcctttccaactgaatcaagggttgaaatttttccccaacgtagacaagattgccctcttccattGCTTATAAATAGAGGCGGATTTGATGGCCTGGGGGAGgagaaaatcgggtccaaaATTTGCAAAAAACCAGCCTTctcccagtttttttttttctctgcaacgagtcttctttcttctttctctctccgcCATGGCCTTCAGCCACCACCACCCTCATCACTAGTCTTCCCAACATCAGCTCCACATCAGGAAGCCACCTACCGACCACCTAGAGCCACCATTaacctttctctctcctctctgcaGCTCCTcccgttttcttcttcttctttcttcctacTCTGCCACCCGCCACCAGCTCCATCGTTGAAACCATCGGCAGCACACCATCAATCTCGGCCAGAACACTGCAGCTCCAGGTTGTCCGCCATCTCTccccttcctcctcctcctcctcctcttatTCTTCCTTCCTTGTTGTTCACTGTGTGAATAGTAggcatgaattataattcacgtcctccTGTTCATGTAGGACGtgaattgtgtgtgtgtgtgtattataatattttaaaaataaaaaaatccaaaaattttcaaaaaaaatcatttgaaaaaaatatgattttctcgcatattttttctactaattttgcataatatcagattgtatatttacactgtaaaatacaaatccggtattaaaatactggtttttctccaaaatatttcaatttttttaaaaaaattcaaaacattttcaaaaagaaaaaaatattttgtcgcatacagccaaatcctaaaatttttccaagcatatttttcataaaaacaaaaaaaaaattgcatatttttcatgttaaaaaaaattccaaaaatggatatcgtaaccagtttacgattatccattaggatttgaccaacatgtcaaaaatctctttctaatctttttttttgggggtccagatgtagactttaatatttgtggggtgtaaaattacacgataaagtactccctcaggtattaaagatacaaagtgtagaaatgcgatgctaaaattcaaactttagaaTAGTTAGGATTTAAtccaataaggtagagactttctcatgaagagagatttgCCTTtagccttagaaaagaccaacagAAACCtaactaagaaaaaacaatcaaacaacaatgcaacttaccttaggtaaagTGCACTgtgggtgatgcgtcttccccttgcacaactagtTTCTTACTCAGACTCTCACAGATCataggtttctagtgaccataatactaggtggcgactcctaaatattaatcataattttatgattaaattaaaaaaccattcCCAACACACAACACACCTCACCATAGGAGGCACGACAAAGAGCCTCTGTTGTCGCCAGACGACGTCGCGACCCCCCGCGACAGAGTTTTCAAGCGCTTAACTTTATAATATCAACAAGTGAAAAAGTTATAAACAATATCAACAATTATATCTTGGCATGTAAAGTGTTTTTCTGAATCTATAAAGAAAAAGTGAAATCTcactttataataataaaaaaagtaaatgataTTTGCATCTCACAAATACAAATGTAGacataaatgatatttttaatagtaaatgaTATTACATCTCaacattttagatttatttaaaaaaataaaataaaaacaccataTAACCTGCTGTGcgaagataattaatatattattaaacaatAATCAAAGCATGGATGGGTAATTGCTACACATTCTAATGGATACAATGTCACCGAACTGTCCACGTGTTGATAATCCAGTAGTATCTTTCTAAGCTGCGAGgtacttaacttttctttccatCCAATAAGAAAAGTCTCCACCATAATTTCTGCCTTTTAGCGCCCTCCATTATTCTAGTGGATTACACATAGTCcattatattaaagaaaagaaaagaatagaacAGAACAGAAGAAGATCGGCAACATATCATCCctttactttttactttttatttttaaaaaggaagCAAGGTCCCCTGAGAGATGGAGGGAGTGTGAGGGCCAGCCAGTGTGAGTGGAAAATCATGCCATTTGATTCTGATGCGGCTAAGGAAATTACCACGAAATTACCACTCAATACTCTGCTAAACTTTTAACTTTGACAAATATAACATCGCTAGTAATATGAAATGTTACCTCTGCTAAGCTTCAGTCCTCTGTACTTTACTCATCAGCTACCCTTTCCGATTGCTGCAATTTGATCATTAAAGTTACCTCATAAACTCCATAGAGAGGTAACCTTTGCCATTGTTGCTACTGATCCCaagctctttttttgttttcatgttttcagCAACAATATTAATTGTTACATGACAGCAACATTAACACTATATGAGTGTGATAAGTTTGTTTCATGAACATATTAATTCTTCCATCTGTAATTCTTTTTGCTCAGCTAGTGACTGTCCTTGCAAAGAAAGTAGTAGCAAGTGACGAGTGACCAAATTAAGCTAGATCATATCCATCGTTAAGGTCGAtgaattttctaataaatatatgCTGTGTGGGTTCTTGCACTCTTAGACTTCAATTTCTCTTAATGAATGTTCAGCTGTTGAAGTGGGTGCTCTTTCTTTGTctttaggagaaaaaaaagagagcactTATTGATTTCGATCCTTAGTGATTGAGGAAGACACGATCTTGTAACTGTCTGATATGGCATCTTCATCTGCTGTTGCTCATAAATGGAAGTATGATGTGTTCCTTAGTTTTAGAGGCAAGGATACGCGCAATAATTTTACCAGCCATCTCTATTATGCTTTGTGTCGTAAGAAAATCAAGACCTTCATTGATGATGGGCttgaaagaggagaagaaattaCGCCTGCCCTTCTGAAAACGATTGAAGAATCAAGAATGTCTGTAGTAATTTTCTCCGACAACTATGCATCTTCTCCGTGGTGTTTGGATGAACTGGTGAAAATACTTGAATGCAAAGAGACTCATGGGCTGATTGTTTTACCGGTCTTCTATAATGTAGACCCATCTGATGTTCCAGAAGGGGCATGTAGTTTCTGCCTTCCTGGAGTTGTGACTCCAAAGTGGTTTAGCCATCAAAATTATAGATTTACAGTAACATTCCAGCTATCTTGATATTGGGCTAATAGCAAGTTCTTGGGTTTCTCTCTTTGCGCTGTCATTGCATCTTATTCTTTCAACCATAGTTTGCAAGCTAAATGCACATATCACTTCCACAATTAGCATGGTTGGTATGATGAGAAGCTCATTAACTCAGATCACATATTTATGGATTTGATCCCTGTTTGGatgcaaaaaaaagagaaaaaaagacatgtttaGTGAATATAATGAGGTCTCAGTTAAATTCCAATTACTGGAGTGTGGGGTCCGTATACTGTATGAAGATGGGATACGTCAGTTTGATTTGATCATGTCAGGCTTCTCTCGTTTTCATCCTCTGGATGGAGATGGATTGGAAGCAAGGTTTCAAGCCACGAGAGCAAGGTTCCAAGGCATGAGATGGGATTATTCTGTCATGCATAGGACCTCTGAATTCTTGGCGTCCCTTCAGGTCGGTTTCTCAAACctctaatttacttttttctttccttcatctcattttaaaaagatgttattttaattgtgctaaTAAGAGCCCAATTTTTCAAAAAGGATATCTAGTTCTTGCCTCCCTGAAGATGTAGCTCTGGAGTGGCTTAGCCATCAAAGCCGGGGATCTATAGTAACATGCCAGATTGCTAGCTATCTTCACATTGGGCCAATAGCGAGTTCTTGGGTTTCTATCTTTGCGTTATCATTACATCTGCTTCTTTCAACTTTGAGTTGCAAGTTAAATGCACATATCACTTCCACAATGAGTACGGTGATAGCCATGATCTCTATTGCTATCTTCATGATGAGTTTGATGAAAGGCACATCAACTCGGAAAACATAGTTATGAGATTTGATCCCTGTTTGgttaccaaagaaaaaaaagatatgtttaGTATATACAATGAGGTCTTAATTGAATTCCAACTAGATGATATGGACAATAAATCTCTTATCATTAAATCTTTGTCGAGTAGTTGAGTGTGGGGTCCGTTTACTGCATTAGAATAATGGATTGGAACCAATGTTCCAACTTCCAAGCCAAGAGAGAAAGGTTCTGTGACCTTGACATGAGATGGGAGGATTATTTTGGCGATGTTATTCAccggaaaaaaaagaaaagagaaggcaTAATTAACATGACACTTGGGTTTCACAgtagaaataatttaataattattttaacaaggATAAAGTGGTGCGAATTGCTGTCGAGTCCAAGAAAATTTTAATGTCAcaattgggtttttcttttatttatttttatcagtgaTGGTGTTCATTTCATGtaccaatttaaaattaatgtattcttctttatttctaaaatattttattcttaagtaattttgaaattttaatttttaaaaactatataatcaATTTTAAGCAAATATTTCTGATAAAATGCTTTAtcagaaataaatattttttttatttaaacatgtaaaaatttcaaacaaacaataaaGGTTGTGAAAGTagtaaaagttgtttttttatatactttttgtttataaacatattgaaataatttaattttttaaacaaatatttctaagtttaaacatataaatattttcatatcttaaGAAAATAGTCTAAGGTCTGTTTGCGAGTgtggtaaaaattattttttaaaatattttttgtttagaaatatattaaaataatatatatgttttaaaaaattatttttgatattagcatgtcaaaataatttgaaaaaaaataaaaaaaattaattttttttcaaaattttaaaatacaaaatattatcttaaaaagaaaatgaaaagttgAATAGTTGGGGCAAACGATCTAATTAGAAGTTTTTCTTAGCTCATCTTTTAATGGTtacatctcatttttttttattctcatctTGACTTCATTCACAATCACACATGTGAgtttttaatagttaaaaaatatatattcttggTTGCTTTTGAGATTTGAAAGAAACTTGGATatacataattattttgattattaattattattttaagttaatctTTGatgctttaaattaaaaaaaatcaattaataatataattttataattatactattaaatttggctctaattatattaaattaaataatttgttgagATTTTAATTGTGTGAAAGTTTTAGTTAAGAGAGAGAACAATGacacttcacatttttttttcagattttaaaaaaatatttttgagtacatatatattttaacaaatgataatatttttttgaataatctgaaaataataagatatattaaaaaaataaattttatacaaattatttttttttaaaaaattaaagatatgtCTCCTACGCCAGTAAACTACTTGACCAATAGTTAGGAATTGTCTTCCCTTTTAGCCCCAACATAGCCGTTCCGAATTTAATGCGTCCTCGGTGATAGAAAAGGACGAGGAATTGACATTTGACTCCCCCAAGTCTTCTTTGCGTATcctgttgtttttcttctatggTTTCTTGGCTGGCTGAAACATCAAACAAGAAAGTTGCTGCCGGACCCCTCTTACTGTCTTTCCTATATCCACTCTGTAAGTCCaaactcttttcttctttccactTGGTAGTACTCAAACTGATGCTACCGTTAGTTTTAAGGTTTGAGAATTGGGtctgttttgtttgtttctttatttcaattatCAACTCTCTGTGGGTTTATTGATTGAGATTGcatgtttatttgataaatgAAGCGTGCTGTAAAGCTCCAAGTCTCACGGTTTGCCTTTGAGTTTAGCTGAATGAAAGATTTATTTGCTGAGATTTaagtaaaaaagttattttcttatcaaattatCGAGCGTAAGCCTACATTTGAGCATGGTTTCTAACTTTCTAGTCCATTAACTGCAAGCATTCCCATAAAAtttttgaatccttgatatttgCTACAAGCGTAATGATCACAAAAATTCCAAATGaactcttaacaaaaaaaaaaaaaaaaaaaaggtactgCGTTATCTTCATTAttctatttacttttttttggaTAACTTTTGTTTTACTAACGCTTGTTCCTTGTATTTGGCAGGCCCGAGCCCAAACTTGTAAGTGAAATTGTGcaattcattttgaaaaaattgaaccacacatcattaGGTGATTCTAAGGGCCTAGTTGGGATAGATTCACGCATTGAACAACTCAAAACACTTTTATGCATTAGATCATTTGAAGCTCGCATAATCGGAATATGGGGCATGGGTGGTATAGGTAAGACAACCATTGCTGAAGCTGTTTTCAACAGTATTTCAAGTCAATATGAAAGCTGCTGTTTTATTACCAATGTAAGAGAGAAATCGGAAGAATGTGGTGGCTTGATTAGCTTGCGAGAGGAATTACTTTCCAGAGTATTAGAGCAGGAAAATCTACGTATTGACACTCCACGCATGGGATCCACTTTAATCAAGGAAAGGATCCGGCACAAAAAGTCTTAACTGTTCTAGATGATGtgaatgatgtagaacaagtggaATGTTTAATTGAAAGGCATGATATGTTTGGTCCAGGAAGTAGAATTCTTGTAACGTCCAGGGATAGACAAGTGCTTAAGAATGTGGCTGATGAAATATACGAGGTCGAGGAATTAAATTGCAGTGAAGCTCGTCAACTCTTCAGTTTGTCTGTCTTCAAAGGAAACCACATTCCAAAAGATTATATGGGCCTATCAATCAGGGCAGTAAATTATGCTAAAGGAAACCCATTGGCTCTTAAAGTTTTGGGTTCCTTTCTTTTTGACCTAAGGAAAGAGGACTGGGAAAATGCATTGaataaacttgaaagaaatCCTCAGctgaaaatttataatatgttgAAAGTAAGTTTTGATGCACTTGGTGATGAAGAGAAGaacatattttttgatattgcgTGTTTCTTTAAAGGGAAGCAAATTCATTACGTGAAGAGAATACTGGATGGTTGTGGTTTCTCAACAAATattggagttttttttcttgctgaAAGGTGCCTTATTACTATTTCAAATGGAAAGCTTGAAATGCATGATCTGGTGCAAGAAATGGCTTTTGAAATTGTCCGACAAGAATCCATAAAAGAACTGGGAAAACAAAGTAGGTTATGGAGTCCTAGGGATGTTAATcaagttttgacaaaaaatatggTGAGTGTCATGTATGCGAAtgcttaatttctttcatttcttgtttctttttagaGATTTGGTCTATGAAGTTTGAAAGTATTCACATATGACCATGGATTTGTGTTACTTatcatgctttatttttttccttgctgtGATCTTTAGGGAACTGAAAAGGTTGAAGGGATATTCTTTGACAcctctaaaataaaagaaatcaagttAAGCTCTAAAGCTTTTGCACGGATGTATAATCTTAGATTgctcaaaatttataattctgaAGTTGGAAAGAACTGTAAAGTGTACcttcctaatggtctcaaatcACTTTCTGATGAGTTGAGGTATCTCCATTGGGATGGATACCCTCTGAAATCTTTGCCATCCAATTTTCATCCAGAGAACCTTGTTGAACTTAACCTATCACACAGCAAGGTTCGAGAACTTTGGAAGGGGGACCTGGTATGGTTTAGTCACTACACATGTAATCTTTCTCCTCtttcaaatgaattttaaaatgtacaggtactaatgtttttttgttatcaatacAATGATGGTGCAGAATCTTGTGAATTTAACAGAGGTCAACCTTAGTAATTGTGAGCATCTAACTACAATTCCAGACCTATCAAAGGCTAAAAATCTTGAGAGATTGAATCTTCAATTTTGTACAACTCTGAAAGTGGTTCCCTCATCTATTCAATTTCTAGAGAAGCTTGTTGATTTGGATCTGAGAAGCTGCACAAGCCTTTTGAGTCTTCCAAGAatcattaaatcaaaatatctcAAGGCTCTTAACCTCtcttgaaaaaacaagagaTGCCATGATAACAAGCGTGACAATGAGGCGGAACCCGGTGGAAGTGGCTTCAAGAATGGTGCGGAATCTACCACAAATGACTTGAAGGTTTACAGTCGGAGACCTAAAAGGTTCAaagaaatcaaatgaaattgttTCATTTGGCCAAAAGAATTATATGGAAAGTATTCCAACAAAAGCTTTCTGTAGTTAGAGTCACTCAGTTTCTTTCTACAGCGAGGATGAAATTCTTTGGTTTCTATCTCTATCTCACCTGGAGTTAAGTTATTATAATTCATTTGTTGTCGTTCTGTCTATACTTTCTTCCTTGTAACTAGTTTGAACTCATGAGTGTATATTGTTTAAGATTGTCATGAATTCTCTTAAAAACTACTTTAAAttcttataataatatttcaatGTTTCCTGTAGAGCATATTtagcaaaaaataaagcatTGCTGGTGGGCTAAAGTTTCACCCGTTTCTTTCAACGAATAGCTTCCACCTTAATATTTTACGAGAGATTTCTGAGAAATGCGGGGACATGATATTATCACATAATTATACTATTttgagaaaatgtttttttagaaaaacactaTCCTTGTACTCCATTACATTATCTGTACGAAAAATTTTAGTAGGTTGAGAAAATTAAGTTCGAAATAGGttcaaaatttaagaaaattcaGATCATTATTTTAGAAGATAGATCTAAGTATAATATGTGTATCATCatcatacaaataaaaaaaatgcacggGACAGGGGGCCCTGGCCGGCCACCCCTGGTTGTTTTGTTAGACAACTAATTTAAAATCCATTTGCTTATTCTAAGAGAAAgtgattatatttcaaaaagtaACAGCTGAAATGTAAATAAAGATATGTGGAGCTGTTTGGAATTacagtaaattttattttggaagtattttaaaaatgtgttttcttaaaaaaataaattaatcttttatttcactgtttttttagtaatctaatgtaaaaaaaaataaaattattttaatatatttttaaataaaaaatattttaaaaaaacatcataaattataatcctaaaattacacttaaaaataataatataaaaataagattagCACTTATTGTGCGCGTGTAATTATTATACACCACAcgtgttgattttatttttcaattaattataaatagaaataaacatCAAAACTTTATCATCAAATCAATTGATAGATTGATATAGCAGGAGAAAGAGATCATGATGAGGGTGCGGCTAATTAGGGGTGTTCGGGagtgaattttaaattatttttttattaaaatttaatttttttaaatttaattatattttttagtattttttaatctgttttaatatcaaaaataaatttttaaaaaataaaacaatatatatttatatgaacagTAAACCATTATTTGAATAATGTATttcttagattttatttattattgaattgtggtaaaaaaaattaaaaaaaaatattcaaataaaaatcaatgaaattaattaaatatgttaaataattgttagtttatatgGTGATGTTTTTAAGtttgtataataaattataaacaaaaagttAAACACATGAATTAATTTGGAATGTTAAATGAGACTTAGCAAGTGTACTAAAATCACCTGTTAGCCGTACACAATTTATAATAGGGAAATTACTCATCTACCAAAGTTTGAAAAACGATTTTAATATCTCTCTCTATAGCTTTAGAAATTATActtcaagatttaaattttgattaaaagataataaatatgaaGGTTACAACTTTTAAAGTGACCACTTTAATAGttcataaatataaagaaaatttagaGAATCGTTCATAACGACCCTATAAAAAACGGTCAACAAGAACAAGTTACACTCATGAGATTTCCATAGATAGAAGGTAAATAGCAGATGGGTTCTCATCCAACTTAACCATGTCCAATGAACTCGTTCTCTAACAAGCAAGacacatatttatttttgataagaACAAAATTCTAGGGAAAATCAAAGCGTAAgtgtcttctttctttgaagaaTCATCAACTCGAGGAAACATTTGGCCTTTCTCACAGTTCTTGTCGTAAAAGGAACGGCGTGATCCATGTCGCATGTGAAAGTTTAGTCAACCACGCATCAAATTGTGGGCTAAAAGAAGAGCCgtagttattttttcatgagttttgaGCTTTATTCTCAGCCATAGTTTTTGTAGGGTCTACATATGTGAAAGATGAACTTCAGGCCAAGGCGATCCCTTTCTGGATGTACTAGCCAAGATTTCAAAATCAACAATACAGGAGTGAGCAAGACAATTATAGGCACCCACCGTTCtatcaaaattcaatatatatatattcaggtttgcattatttttatggGTATTTGATATTCTAATCTTGACtacattaaattaaacaatttgtTAAGATATTAATAGTGTGAAAGTTGTAGTTAAGAGAGAGACCAATGACATTTGACATTTGTTTTGATCAGATTTTAGAAAGTATTTTTGAGTAGATATTTATGTtaacaaatgataatatttttttgaataatctgaaaataattaaatatattaaaaaaattaaattcaaattattaatttttttttggcggGCTTCGTCGTCTGTAATACCGtctgtgtttggttttttttattatcgacAGAATTGATGACGGAATGGAAAATTACCGACGATCCAAATTATAATGACAgtcatgtaatatttttatattttttgtgctCAACTTATTATGTAAAATGTTATAAACAATATCCACAATGATACGTTGATATGTAAATGCCATTCCGACTCCAGCCATCCAGACAGTCCAGCatgccaaaaaacaaaaacgggAAGTTAGCATATAAGTATTTCGGGccattcaaaattataaagaagATAGGAGAGGTAGCTTACCAGTTAGATCTCCCCAGGGAAGCCCGCATCCACAGCACGTTCCATGTATCATTGTTGAAGAAATGGGTCGGAAAGGGAACCATCCTCGAACCGAAGCTACCCACCCCCGAGACCAAGAGGAACCCTCAACCAGAACCAACAAAGGTTCTTGACCGAAGGAGCCAAACCTCACAGGGGAAGAAAATGGAAGAAGTACTGCTGAGATGGGAAGGACAGCCCAAGGAGGACGCCGTTTGGGTCGGTGAAAAATGGTTAAAAGAGTCTTACCCTCACCTTGAGGGCAAGGTTTTTTAAAGAGGGAAGGAGTTGTAACAGTCCGGCTGCGTCTAAAGAACACGATCAAGTGAAGCTGGGGAAGAAATGAAAGAGACGTCTTGAAGAAGACTCACCTGCAGCAAAGAATTAAAGATAGTAAGTGTATGGTCGTGATTAAGGGAAGAAGTACTTACGTGGGGGGCTGAGATGAAGAAACCCTAGCGGCTGACAACTGGCAAGGGAGTAAGTTAGAGGCATACGGCACCGTTGGGAAAAGACTTCTGAGTTAGAAGGAGTCCAAATACGATACCGTTTGGGAGAAGAAACAGAGTTCAAATACAACACCGATCAATAAAATAGTTGTCAATGCTATCCACGATTCTCATATTTCAATTAAGCGAAGATCACTATAAAAGGGGGAAAAGAGGCGCAGCTAGAGGCAAGAAATTACTTTGAAGTAAATCTCATTCACCCAGGAGGCCCGGGCTACCTCGAAACTGCTCAGAAATCTAGATTAGGATTTATCAATTCagcatcattctttttattcagTTTCTTTAGAACAatttctttattgttattttaatttttcatagacCTGTAAGCTCAGGTTAAAGA
This genomic stretch from Populus alba chromosome 19, ASM523922v2, whole genome shotgun sequence harbors:
- the LOC140954202 gene encoding toll/interleukin-1 receptor-like protein, whose translation is MASSSAVAHKWKYDVFLSFRGKDTRNNFTSHLYYALCRKKIKTFIDDGLERGEEITPALLKTIEESRMSVVIFSDNYASSPWCLDELVKILECKETHGLIVLPVFYNVDPSDVPEGACSFCLPGVVTPKWFSHQNYRFTVTFQLS
- the LOC118027827 gene encoding LOW QUALITY PROTEIN: disease resistance-like protein DSC1 (The sequence of the model RefSeq protein was modified relative to this genomic sequence to represent the inferred CDS: inserted 1 base in 1 codon) codes for the protein MGGIGKTTIAEAVFNSISSQYESCCFITNVREKSEECGGLISLREELLSRVLEQENLRIDTPRMGSTLIKERIRHKKXLTVLDDVNDVEQVECLIERHDMFGPGSRILVTSRDRQVLKNVADEIYEVEELNCSEARQLFSLSVFKGNHIPKDYMGLSIRAVNYAKGNPLALKVLGSFLFDLRKEDWENALNKLERNPQLKIYNMLKVSFDALGDEEKNIFFDIACFFKGKQIHYVKRILDGCGFSTNIGVFFLAERCLITISNGKLEMHDLVQEMAFEIVRQESIKELGKQSRLWSPRDVNQVLTKNMGTEKVEGIFFDTSKIKEIKLSSKAFARMYNLRLLKIYNSEVGKNCKVYLPNGLKSLSDELRYLHWDGYPLKSLPSNFHPENLVELNLSHSKVRELWKGDLVWFSHYTCNLSPLSNEF